GGGTTACATCCACTTCTACCTTAATAGGTGTTCCACTGATACCGTAGAGGGCAGCGGCATTTACTTGAGCCAGCAAAAGTCAAAACCTCCTTTAGCCCCTTATTCTCCTTGAAATTTGTTTTTCCTGCCCAGGGTTTGTTGCACTCCTATTAGCAAAAACAATTTCTGTTCCCAGGGTGACATAATGGACAGCTTCTACTATAATGCAATAAGAAGGATATGTCGGGAAAATGACGAATGCCGGAGGCGAGGAGGAAGGGGCCTAACAGGCAATAAAGAAGTCAAGAGATTTGGCTGGTAGGGAAAAGTCTGTTAAACGATTACCTTAGGAGGATTAGGTGTTGAATGAATTGGTATCCAACAAGATTCTGATTGTGGAAGATAGCATCTTAAACGCTAGGATAACGGCTGACACTTTGAATATGTATGGGTATAGAACGGAAGTAGTTCGTACAGGCGAAGAAGCGGTAGAACAAGTCTGCAGTGGGCAACGCCCCGATCTTGTACTAATGGACATAGAACTTGGAAATGGAATGAGCGGGATAGACGCCGCCCTCAAAATACATATCAGATGTAACATCCCGATTATATTCTTAACGGCTAATGCCTGCAAAAGAATCACAGAACAAATCAAGTCTGTTACAGCCTACGGTTATGTAACAAAAAGTACAAACCCGTATGTACTGCTGTCGGCGGTGGACATGGCTCTAACTCGTTGGCGGGCGGAGCAGGGACTAGAGCTGTATCGTTGTATTGTGGAGGAATCGCTGAACGAAATTTATGTATTTCACCGGGACACTTTAAAATTCATTGCTGTTAACCGTATTGCCAGGGATAACCTGGGTTATACCATGGAAGAACTGCACAAAATGACACCTCTAGACATTAAGCCTGAAATGGAACGTAGGAGCTTTAAGGGGCTTTTGGCCCCTTTAGTTGGTGGGGAACAGGAAGGAGCCATGTTTCATACTGTCCAACGTCGCAAAGACGGGTCCCTTTATCCGGCGGAAGTACATCTACAGCTTTTGAAGGCCCAAGGAGAAGAAGCATATCTGGCTCTAATTATTAATCTGACAGAGCGCCGAGCAATGGAACAAGAGCTGCGCGAGCGCGAGGGAGTTTTGAGTGCGATTACAGATTCGGTTCACGATGCCATTATTATGATTGACAAACGAGGGAGGGTAGTTTTTTGGAACCCTGCTACTGAACAGCTATTAGGGTATGCCCCGGCAGAGATTTTGGGACAAGATCTGCACCAGTTGTTCCTGCTCAACAGAGAACTACGCCAGAAGCACGAACAGGCTTTTCGCCAATTTCAAGCGACTGGACAAGGGAGTCTGATGGGGAAAAACACTGAGTTGAAATGCAGGCGTAAAGACGGACAAGAAATATATGTGGAAGTTTCCTTATCAGCCGTAAGAATAAAAGATGATTGGCATGCAGTCGGCATTCTCCGTGATATCAGCGAACGCAAGAAAATGGAAGATCAGTTGTACCGGTTGTCGATTACCGATCCTCTCACCGAAGTGTACAATCGGCGTTATTTTAGCAATAAGTTGAATGAAGAAATAGGGCGCACGCGTCGAATTGGGAGGACGTTTTCCCTTGTGATGCTGGATCTAGATCATTTTAAGAGTGTAAATGATCGCTTTGGACACGCAGTTGGCGACTCGGTATTAAAGACTATCGCCAGCGCTATCAGGAGCAGAATCCGCACGACAGATATCTTGGCTCGTTGGGGAGGGGAAGAATTCACAATCCTGTTACCGGAAACGCAGGAAAACAAGGCGGCCTGTTTAGCGGAGGAGCTTCGGACTAACATAGGCAGCTTGGTAATACCGGAGGTAGGTCAGGTAACAGCTAGTTTTGGCATCACCGAGTATGTTCCATCAGACACCGTTGACACTATTATTTTGCGTGCGGACCGGATGACGTACGAAGCCAAGAGTTTCGGGCGCAACTGCATTCGCTGTAGCGGCCAAGGAGAACGCACTTCTAACAGCTAATGTCGCATATAGGTAAAAACCTTGCTTTTTGAGCTTAAATCAATTAATATAACCGTAGTGATTATCATTATGCCAAAAGGAGGCGATAGCTTGACCGGCAGGAGTGAAGTGTACCGCTGTTTGGTTTGTGGGAACATAGTGGAGGTACTGCATGCTGGCCCGGGTGAGTTGGTGTGTTGTGGGCAGCCGATGAAACTGCAAGTTGCGAACACAGTGGACGCTAGCTACGAAAAGCATGTACCGGTAGTGGAGACAGTGCCCGGTGGATTCAGGGTTAAGGTGGGCAGCGCAGCTCATCCCATGATTCCGGAACACTATATCGAATGGATTGATTTGGTAACAGTTGAAGGAAACTGTCGTCGCTTTTTGAATCCTGGCGAAATCCCTGAAGTAGAGTTTAAGTCTAAGGCCGAAACAGCCAGCGCCAGGGCCTATTGTAACTTGCACGGCTTTTGGGCCAGCCAATAGAAAAGGTAGCACTTGCCGGGCCTCGGGCCCGGCTTTTTACATTACCGAATGAAACGTTTCTTAGCATGGCAAGCTAGTGCAAAAGAGGATAGGTGGATAATAACTATGCGGTCGTTCTGGAAGGGATCACTTGGCTTTGGCTTGGTAAATATTCCGGTCCGTCTTTATGTTGCTACGCAAAAGCAAGATATCAAGTTTAGGTACTTACACAAGGAATGCTTGACCCCGATCCAGTATGAAAAGCGGTGCCCTACTTGTGAACGAGAGATTACACCGGACGAGATTGTTTGGGGATATGAATATGAAAAAGGGCAATTTGTGGTCTTAAACGAAGAGGATTTTGAGCGTATGCCTCTTACCACAGCCAAGACCATAGAGATTCAGGACTTTGTACCGGCGGCAGAGGTAGATATGGCCTACTTGGACCGTATGTACTATCTGGAGCCGGCCGAAGGTGGGGCCAAGCCCTATCAATTGCTGCTTAGAGCTATGGAACAACTGCAGCGCTGGGCTGTGGCCAAATTAACTTTGCGTTCTCGTGAGTCCTTGGCTGTGGTTTGGGTTCGGAACAACACGTTAGCACTTAGCACCATGTTTTATGCCAGTGAAGTGCGGTCGACCCAGGGACTAAATATTGACACCGAGACGGTGCAGGTTAGCGACAAGGAACAGGAGCTGGCAGATAGACTAATAGAGGAACTCACTACTTCATTCGCCCCTGAACGTTACACCAGCGACTACCAAGCTGCGCTGGCAGACCTTATTTCTGCTAAAGTGGCGGGGGCAGAAGTGACAGCAGTGACACCGGGAGTACGTACCAAGGTGGTAGATTTGATGGAGGCCTTGCGGGCCAGTTTAGACGAAGTCCAACAAGAACAGAAGAAAACCAAACAGAAGTCCCGGAAAGAGAAGGCCGGATAATGTTACCTCGCTCCTTGACTCCTATGCAGCCTGTGCTTAAGGGCGAGCCGTTTGATAGCCCTAATCATATATTCCAAGTAAAGTGGGACGGTATCCGTTTGCTCAGTTTTGTGGAAGCTGGTATAGTTCGCCTGCAAAACCGCCGCTTGCGGGATCGATCCGATGCTTACCCCGAACTGCTGACTTTGCCCCAGATGCTTCGAGCCGACGGAATATTGTTAGACGGGGAAGTAATCGTACTCGGACCTAAAGGGCCCAGTTTTCCAGCTGTTTTACGGCGGGAACAGGTTACAACAAAGCGACGGGCAGCATTGTTAGCCCAGGAAGTGCCCATTTGCTATATGGTGTTCGATCTGTTATTTGTCGGTGGCCAGTCTCTTCTTGACCAACCTCTAGTGGAACGCCAGCAGCGTCTGCGGGAAGTGCTTACTGCTGATTCCTTAGTACACATAGTAGACAACTTTCCTTCCGGCAGAACTCTGTTTGCCGCGGTAAAAAAGGCGGCGCTGGAAGGTATAGTGGCCAAGAAGAAGAACAGCTCGTATGTACCGGGTACAAAAACAAAGGCCTGGCAAAAAATAAAAGTGCGGCGACAACAGTTGTGCGTGGTGGGAGGTTATCTTTCAGCGGGCCCAAAATTGCGTTCACTTTTGGTCGGTGCCTGGCTAGAAGAACAGCTTCTTTATTTGGGACGCGTCGGCACTGGCCTTACTACTGAAGAGTCAACGCTGCTAGAAAAGACTTTGCCTCGATTGGTGGCGCCAACGTGTCCTTTTGCTCCGGGTCAGCAGGTGCCGGCGGCTCAGTGGACATATCCGGTGCTACCGGTAGCCGTCGAGTTTAGTGAGTGGACAGAAGAGCTGCACTTGAGAGCCCCGAGCATTGTGGGCTTTCCTCAGGTGGAAGCGGCAGATTGCCGATTGGAAAGGTAGGAAACATGGGACAGAACAGAACAGAAATAATTGTAGAAGGCCGCCGTTTGTCTTTGAGCAACTTGAACAAACTGTATTGGCCTGATGACGGCTACACCAAGGGACAATTGGTAGCTTATTATACCAAAGTGTTTTCTTATTTGGCTCCTTACTTAAAAGATCGACCCTTAGTAATAACCCGCTATCCTGAAGGTATTGGGGGACAATTTTTCTATCAAAAAAACTTACCGGCTGGGGCCCCTGACTGGATTACTGTATTTCCTGTACCGAGCGAAGGTAAGAAACGGGTAATTCATTATGTGATTTGCAATGATCTGCCTACTCTGGTATGGCTGGTTAATCTAGGGGCGATTGAACTACATCCCTGGTTGTCCCGGACAAATAATCTGGATTATCCCGATTTCGCCGTATTTGATTTGGATCCTGATTTTCCCAGCGGTTTGCCGGAAGCCAAAGAAGTGGCGTTTACATTGCAGCAACTGTTGCTACGTCTCGGAGCCAAGCCGGTAGTAAAGACTTCTGGGGCCACCGGGTTACACGTCCACGTACCGCTGGCGGGCACGGATACTTACGAAGAAGTAAGAGAGTTTTGTGGCTTGGTGGCTCAGGCAGTGGCAGAGCACAGATCGGACTTAGCTACCGTAGAACGCAGAGTAAAACAGCGCCAAGGAAAAGTATATATTGACTGGCTGCAAAATATCAAAGGACAGACTATTTGTGCACCTTACAGTGTACGTCCTTTGCCCGGAGCACCGGTTTCTACCCCTGTCACCTGGAACGAGTTAGCAACTACAAATAGGAGCGGTAACATCATGAGTATTGAAGAACGGCTATTAAGGCATGGAGACTTGTTTGCTCGGGCTTTGGAGCCGGGCCCAAGCATTGCCCAGATGCGTCAGAACTTAAAGGTAACAGATCTGGCCGGTTCCAATAGGTGAGCGGACTATTTGAGGTCTTTTACTCGATACTAAAGGAGGATTTACAGCCTATTGCCACTAACATAATATATTAGCCTTATGTCGGGGAGGAGAAACAATGTCATCATTGTCGGAGCGAGAGCTGTGGTTGGCTGTGGCCCAGACCCCGGGAATTGGACCACGCTCATTTTATCAATTACTAGAGGCATTTGGCAGTATGAAGGAGTTTTGGCTGGCATCAAGGACAGATGTTAGGTGGGAGGGCGCTTCTTTGGGGCCACGCCGACTAGAGGCGTTGCTCAAATTGAGACGGGAGTTCGATCCGGCGATGACACGCTCTACTTGGGAACAGGCGGGGATAAAGGTAGTTACCTTGCTCGATGATAGCTACCCGACTAATCTGAAGACGATCTTTGATCCGCCGCCGGTTCTCTACTATCGTGGGGATCTGTTAGCCACCGACAGTTTGTCAGTTGGCATTGTGGGAGCTCGTCGGGCTACGCCCTACGGCCGTGAAGTGGCCCATAAGTTTGCCCGCGATCTGGTTCGATCAGGTATTACGGTGGTAAGTGGGTTAGCGCGCGGGGTGGATTCGGCGGCGCACCGGGGTGCCTTAGCAGGCAAAGGGCGTACCTTGGCGGTATTAGGCTGCGGTCTCAATGTGGTTTACCCACCGGAAAACTCGCGCCTGTATGATCAAGTAGCGGCACAGGGGGCTGTACTTACAGAATTTCCTTTAGATACGGCGCCGGAGGCACGGAACTTTCCGCGTCGCAACCGTATTATCAGCGGACTCTCTCGGGCGGTAGTAGTGGTAGAGGCGGCAGTCACCAGCGGCTCGTTGATTACGGCTGATTTTGCGTTGGAACAAGGACGCGAAGTCTTTGCTGTACCAGGTCCCATCACCAGCTCTTTGAGTAAAGGCACTAATAATCTGATCTTTCAGGGAGCCCGTTTAGCCCGAACGGCAGTGGACATAATAGAAGAATTAGGAGTGACCCCAAAGCCCGCTGCGGCTGAAGGTTCTGCTGTGCCAGAGCTTACGGCTGCAGAGAAGAATGTTTACTCCTGTTTTGCCGAGGGTACGGGCAGCATCCATATCGATGAGTTAGTACGTCGGAGCAGGTTGACAGCCCAGGAAGTTACTGCCATACTAATGATGCTGGAGCTTAAGGGCTTAGTAAGGCAGCTTCCTGGAAAGATGTTTTTTCGTCTACCCTGGACTTGATAGAGATTGGCACTAGTGATCAGACGTGGGGGTGTTAAGGAACTGTGAGTAAATATCTATTAATTGTAGAGTCACCGGCCAAAGCAAAGACCATAGAGAAGTTCTTAGGTAAGAACTTTGCTGTAGATGCATCTATGGGCCATGTAAGAGACTTACCTCGCAGCCAGCTAGGGGTAGATGTAGATAACGACTTTAGACCCAAGTACATTACTATCAGGGGTAAAGGAGAGATTTTGAAGAAACTACGAGCCTCGGCTAAGAAGGCGGATAAAGTGCTGCTAGCCTCAGATCCGGATCGAGAGGGAGAGGCTATTGCCTGGCATTTGGCCCATAGCTTGGGAATTGAGCCTACGACCCAATGCCGCGTTCAGTTTAACGAGATTACTAAGGAGGCAGTACGCGAGTCCATTAAGACGCCGCGGGCTATCGATCCGCAGAGGGTAGACGCCCAGCAGGCCCGCCGGGTCCTGGATCGGCTAGTAGGGTACAACCTAAGCCCATTGCTGTGGGAAAAAGTCCGCGGGGGGTTGTCGGCAGGCCGAGTACAATCGGCGGCGGTGAAGCTTATTTGTGACCGACAGCGGGAGATCGACGAATTTAGACCCCAGGAGTATTGGACCGTCAGAGCAGAACTGTTGACACCGGAGCAAGAAAAGTTTAGCGCCCAGCTTGTTTCACACGGCGAGGAAAAGGTTGAGCCAAAAACGGAAGCAGAAGCGGCGGCAATTGCCGCCGCCTTAAGGAAGGAAACACCCCAGGTGGCAGGCGTGGTGGTCAAAGAGCGACGCCGTTCTCCCCGACCCCCTTATATTACCAGTACCTTGCAGCAAGAAGCAGGACGTAAACTGGGCTTTACCGTAAAGAAAACAATGGCTGTGGCCCAAGCATTATACGAAGGTCTGGGAGTGGGCCAGGAAGGTCGCGTAGGTCTGATCACGTATATGCGTACTGATTCCACCCGGGTCTCGCCCCAGGCCCGACAAGAAGCAATGGGGCATATTGCCCAAGTCTACGGACGCGAGTTTATTGGGCCAGGGGTGACTCAGAAAGCCCGGGGCAAGGTTCAGGACGCCCACGAGGGGATAAGACCCACTCGGGTTAGCCGTCGGCCGGAAGATCTGGTGCCCTTTTTGACTAAAGACCAGCTGCGCCTGTACACGTTAATTTGGGAGCGCTTCTTGGCCAGCCAAATGGCGCCTTTGGTGTATGACAGTATTACGGTTAATATTACTGCCGGAGAACTGGGTCTCAGAGCCAACGGGTCGAAAGTTAAGTTTGCCGGCTACAGTGTGCTCTATGAAGAAACAGCCGAAGACGATGAAGACGAAAGAAAATTGGAGCTGCCTCAGCTGGAAGCGGGAGACAAGCTCACACTTGTACGTGTATTGCCGCAGCAGCATTTTACCCAGCCACCACCGGCCTATACAGAGGCCTCTTTGGTAAAAACCTTGGAGGAGAGAGGTATTGGACGGCCCAGTACTTATGCTCCCACCATTGAGACCATCACTAGGCGCGGTTATGTGCAGCGAGAGCGAAGACGATTGAAGCCGACAGAACTGGGCTTTATTGTTACGGACCTGCTGGAGCAGTACTTTCCCGAGGTGGTAGATGCTCAGTTTACTGCCGAAATGGAAGACCAACTGGACTTAATTGAAGAGGGCGAAGCAGTCTGGACCGATGTTGTCCGGGAATTCTTCGAACCGTTTTCAGCACAGGTGGAGAAAGCCAAAGAAAAGATGGGTCCAGTCGAGCTTAAAGAAGAAGTAAGTGACGAGGTCTGTGAACAATGCGGGGAGCATATGGTAGTTAAAACCGGGCGCTTCGGTAAATTTTTGGCTTGTCCCAGGTTTCCCGAATGTAAGAACACGAAAGCAATCCGAGAGGGAACAGGGGTGAAGTGTCCTGTCTGCGGCGGTGAACTGATAGTAAGGACTTCGCGTCGAGGCCGGCGTTTTTATGGTTGTGACCAGTATCCCAACTGTCATTTTGTCACTTGGGATCCTCCCACTGCCAAACGTTGCCCCCAGTGCAATTCGCTTTTGGTACGCAAAGAACCTCGGACGAAGAAGCCTTATTTAGCCTGTAGTAACAAAGATTGCCATTACCGAGAAGCGTTGTCAGCCGCTGAGGATGAAAGTCCGGCTAAAGAGGAAGATAAGTAGTGCTATGAACAAAGAGGTATTAGTTGTCGGCGCCGGCTTAGCCGGCAGTGAAGCAGCTTGGCAAATTGCCAGTCAAGGACTCAAAGTGCGCCTGGTGGAAATGAGACCGCTCAAGCAAACACCGGCTCACCGTACTGGTCTTTTCGCTGAATTGGTGTGCAGCAACTCACTGCGATCCGATGCACTGGAGAATGCGGTGGGACTGTTAAAAGAAGAGATGCGGCGGCTGGATTCCTTGATTATGCAGGTAGCCGACCAGGAGCGCGTGCCGGCGGGAGGAGCCTTGGCTGTAGACCGGGAAGCCTTCGCTCGTACTGTGACGGCCAAGCTTAGCTCCCATCCCCAGATTACGATTGAGCGGAAAGAGGTATCGACGGTGCCGTTGACTGGAGGGGTTTGTGTTTTGGCGACGGGACCTCTCACATCCCCTCAACTGGCAGAGAGTATAGCTGAACTCACTGGTACGGACCAACTATATTTTTACGACGCCGTAGCTCCGATTGTTGTTTTAGATTCAATTAGAAGAGAACACACTTTTTGGGGTTCCCGTTACGGCAAAGGAGAGGAATTCTCGTATCTTAACTGTCCTCTTACAAAAGAAGAATACCTTAGGCTGTGGAACGAAATAGTTAAGGCAGAACAGTATCCCCTGAAGGACTTTGAGGAATTGCGTTTGTTCGAGGGTTGTATGCCGATCGAAGAGTTGGCCCGACGTGGTTTTGAGACTATGCGCTATGGCCCTCTTAAACCTGTGGGGTTAGTCGATCCGAAAACAGGACAGCAGCCTTATGCTGTAGTTCAGTTGCGTCAAGACAACCGAGAAGGCACTTTATACAACATGGTGGGCTTCCAAACGCGCCTGAAATGGAATGAGCAAGCCCGAGTGTTTGGCCTCATTCCGGCATTAACAGCGGCCGAGTTTGTTCGTTACGGAGTAATGCACCGCAACACTTTTATTAATTCACCGCGAGTGCTGAATTCCACCTGGCAACTGAAGGAACATCCACACATCTTGATCGCCGGTCAGCTCAGTGGGGTTGAGGGGTATGTAGAGTCAGCGGCGTCAGGTCTAATGGCCGGTATCAATGCAGCTCGCTTGGCTCAAGGTATTGATCCTTTGATCATGCCACCACAGACAGCCTGCGGTGCCCTGGCTAACTATATCACCGTGGCTAACCCAGAGCATTTTCAACCGATGAATATTAATTTTGGCCTGTTTCCGCTGCTGGAGAATCGCATTAGGAATCGGCGGGAACGCAATATGAAATTGGCCCAACGAGCCTTGGATGCGCTCAAAAACAATTGGCAAGATTTAGAATTATAGGGTTGCCAAAAGATTCTTTTTGTGTTAACATGATCCATGTATTAATATTCACGAGGTGGCTTACCGTGACCTGGCAAGAGAAGGTTGATTCATTTCTCGGTTACCTAACTGATAGTCGCGGCTATTCCAGCCATACGGTAAACAGCTACAAGGGCGACCTAGCTCATTACACCGCTTTTTGCCAGGAACAAGCTGTAGATCCAGCGTTTCCACCCCGGGGATTTCTCCGGGGCTATTTAGGTTACCTGGCGGAACGTGGTTATGCTAGGCGTACAGTAGCCCGTCGTGTAGCTGCACTGCGATCGTTCTTTCGCTATCAGACCCAACTAGTTGGCGGCGATAACCCAGCCGAACAGTTACACAGTCCCAAATTACAGCGCACCCTACCTAAATTCTTGTCTGAAGCGCAAGTGGAGGCATTGCTGCAGGCGCCGGATTCAAAAACACCCCAGGGTTGCCGGGACGCTTGCATCTTGGAGTTCTTGTATTCCACCGGCTGTCGGGTCAGCGAATTGGTTGGTCTGAATGTAGAAGACGTTAATTTAACCGCCGGTTGTGCCCGGGTGGTTGGCAAAGGCCGGCGGGAACGGGTGGTTTTACTGGGCCATCCGGCGATGGCAACTGTGAAGCGGTATCTGCAATCGGGGCGGCCTCGGTTGACTCAGGGTAACACCGCTGAGCGGGCTTTGTTCTTAAACCGGTTTGGTACCCGGCTGACTGATCGCAGTGTGCGTCGGCTAATCAACAAACACACTGAAGCGGCAGCGTTACATTTGCACGTAAGTCCCCACACGTTACGCCACACCTTTGCCACTCACCTGCTGGAACACGGTGCCGATTTGCGCAGTGTGCAAGAACTACTGGGTCATGCCAATCTATCTACGACCCAGGTCTATACCCACGTGACCAGGCGGCGTTTGTATCAAGAGTACAAAGCAGCTCACCCGCGCGCCTAGAGCGAGGGAGGAGGGAGCTTATGTTTCAGGGCACTACAGTTGTGGCAGTGCGCCGCGCCGGTAAGGTGGCCATGGCTGGTGACGGCCAGGTCACCTTGGGTGACAAGACAATTGTCAAGCACGGCGCGAAGAAGGTACGACGACTGCACAATGGTTCTGTTCTGGCCGGATTTGCCGGCTCAGTAGCTGACGCCTTTACTTTATTTGAGAAATTCGAAGCTAAGTTAGAACAGTACCAAGGTAACCTTCAGCGAGCGGCCGTTGAATTGGCTAAGGAATGGCGTACGGATCGAATGTTGCAGAAGTTGGAAGCCTTGCTGCTGGTGGCAGATAGCCAGTTGATATTGATGGTTTCCGGTAGCGGCGAAGTGATTGAACCGGATGATAATGTGGCCGCCATCGGTTCCGGTGGACCTTATGCTTTGGCCGCAGCCAAGGCGTTAAGCCGACATACCGCTTTAGCGGCCGGGGAGATAGCCGCTGAAGCCTTGGCCATCGCGGGCGAGATCTGCGTTTACACCAACGACCGGATTACCGTAGAGGAGTTGTAGTGTTATGCTACAAGAACTGCGTCCCCGCCAAATAGTGGCTGAGCTGGACAAATACATCATTGCCCAAGAAGAAGCCAAGCGGGCAGTAGCGGTAGCGCTGCGTAACCGTTACCGTCGGTCACGTCTGGATCCTGAAGTTCGCGAAGAGATTATGCCCAAGAATATCCTTATGATTGGTCCCACAGGTGTGGGTAAGACAGAGATCGCCCGGCGTTTGGCCAAATTAGTAAATGCACCAATGGTAAAGGTAGAAGCTACCAAGTTTACCGAAGTGGGCTACGTAGGTCGAGATGTAGATGCCATGATTCGTGAACTGGTAGAGACAGCGATCCGAATGGCTAAAACCGAGCGGATGGCTGCCGTAGAGGACAAGGCTCAAGAATTGGCCGAGGTAAGACTGTTGGATTTGTTGGCCCCGTTACCAAAAAAACGCGGCGCTGCTCCTAACCCCTTTGGATTGTTGTTTGGTCTGAGGGAGAATGGTGGGCAGGAAATGGAAGATACTGACAGCGACGCATTTACGGAATTGAAGCTGCGTCGTGAACAGCTGCGGCAGCGGCTTAGCAGCCGAGAAATGGAAGATGAACTGGTGGAAATCAAAGTAGAAGATAACAGTGCTCCGATGTTGGAAGTGTTCTCCGGAGCCGGTGTGGAAGAGATGGGAATAAACCTTCAAGAAGTGCTAGGTAGCATGCTGCCCAAGCGAATAAAAAAAAGGCGGGTCACAGTGGCTGCTGGGCGTCGCTTGCTAGCTCAAGAAGAAGCCCAAAAACTCATAGACATGGATGAGGTGGTGACTGAAGGCATCGAAAGGGCAGAGCAGCTAGGCATAGTGTTTATTGATGAAATCGATAAAATTGCCGGACGCGAGAGCAGTTCTGGTCCTGACGTTTCCCGGGAGGGAGTGCAACGGGATATCTTGCCCATTGTGGAAGGTTCCACTGTAATGACTAAATACGGCCCGGTAACAACAGATCACATGCTGTTTATTGCCGCTGGGGCTTTCCATGTTGCCAAACCATCCGATCTGATCCCAGAGTTACAGGGCCGGTTTCCTATTCGCGTAGAGCTAAAGTCTCTAACCGAGGAGGACTTTAGGAAGATTCTAACGCAGCCGCAAAATGCTATAATCAAACAATATACAGCCCTTTTGGAAACCGAAAGTATAAAAGTCGAATTTACAGACGATGCTATAGACGAAGTTGCTAAAACAGCGACTTACGTGAATCAAGAGATGGAAAACATCGGTGCCCGACGACTGCATACGATCCTGGAAAAGGTGCTGGAGGATATTTCGTTTACGGCCGGTGAAAACGGACCCCAAAAGGTGATGATAGATGCTGACTATGTTAAACATCAATTAGAGGACATTGTGAGAAATCGTGACCTTAGCCAGTACATCTTGTAGTGAATATTGGGGAGGAGTTAAGAATGACATTGTTGGAAAAGACCCGTAGTCTCAATCGGCTGCTACAAAGGTCAGCCGGACATCCGGTGGATTTTGACGAAATTTGCCGAGTGCTCAGTGAGCTCAGCCGAGCCAATGTCTATGTGGTAAGTAGACGGGGCAATATCTTGGGCCATGCCCTAAAAGAAGGTTACAGTTGTGCTGTAATGGAAGCGGATGTACTTAAGGATCGCCGCTTCCCCGGTGCCTTCAATGATCGTCTGCTTCGGGTTTTGGATACGACTATTTTCGAGCCGGACGAGGGAAAATGCGTCTTTGACAGTGAAATGGGTTGTTTGTTTCCCCGACAGGAGCTTTGCTTTGTTCCCATTAACGGAGCCGGTGAACGGCTGGGTTCCCTGATAGTGGCCAAGTTCGACCAGTCATTTATTGAAGAGGATTTGATCTTGGCCGAGTATGGGGCTACTGTGGTCGGCATGGAGATCCTAAGAGCCAAGAGTGAAGAAATCGAAGAGGAAGCCCGCAAGAAGGCGGCGGTACAGATCGCCTTAGGTACGCTCTCATATTCAGAGCTGGAAGCGGTAGTCCACATTTTTGAAGAACTGGACGGT
This DNA window, taken from Bacillota bacterium, encodes the following:
- a CDS encoding methylenetetrahydrofolate--tRNA-(uracil(54)-C(5))-methyltransferase (FADH(2)-oxidizing) TrmFO; this encodes MNKEVLVVGAGLAGSEAAWQIASQGLKVRLVEMRPLKQTPAHRTGLFAELVCSNSLRSDALENAVGLLKEEMRRLDSLIMQVADQERVPAGGALAVDREAFARTVTAKLSSHPQITIERKEVSTVPLTGGVCVLATGPLTSPQLAESIAELTGTDQLYFYDAVAPIVVLDSIRREHTFWGSRYGKGEEFSYLNCPLTKEEYLRLWNEIVKAEQYPLKDFEELRLFEGCMPIEELARRGFETMRYGPLKPVGLVDPKTGQQPYAVVQLRQDNREGTLYNMVGFQTRLKWNEQARVFGLIPALTAAEFVRYGVMHRNTFINSPRVLNSTWQLKEHPHILIAGQLSGVEGYVESAASGLMAGINAARLAQGIDPLIMPPQTACGALANYITVANPEHFQPMNINFGLFPLLENRIRNRRERNMKLAQRALDALKNNWQDLEL
- a CDS encoding tyrosine recombinase: MTWQEKVDSFLGYLTDSRGYSSHTVNSYKGDLAHYTAFCQEQAVDPAFPPRGFLRGYLGYLAERGYARRTVARRVAALRSFFRYQTQLVGGDNPAEQLHSPKLQRTLPKFLSEAQVEALLQAPDSKTPQGCRDACILEFLYSTGCRVSELVGLNVEDVNLTAGCARVVGKGRRERVVLLGHPAMATVKRYLQSGRPRLTQGNTAERALFLNRFGTRLTDRSVRRLINKHTEAAALHLHVSPHTLRHTFATHLLEHGADLRSVQELLGHANLSTTQVYTHVTRRRLYQEYKAAHPRA
- the hslV gene encoding ATP-dependent protease subunit HslV, coding for MFQGTTVVAVRRAGKVAMAGDGQVTLGDKTIVKHGAKKVRRLHNGSVLAGFAGSVADAFTLFEKFEAKLEQYQGNLQRAAVELAKEWRTDRMLQKLEALLLVADSQLILMVSGSGEVIEPDDNVAAIGSGGPYALAAAKALSRHTALAAGEIAAEALAIAGEICVYTNDRITVEEL
- the hslU gene encoding ATP-dependent protease ATPase subunit HslU, which codes for MLQELRPRQIVAELDKYIIAQEEAKRAVAVALRNRYRRSRLDPEVREEIMPKNILMIGPTGVGKTEIARRLAKLVNAPMVKVEATKFTEVGYVGRDVDAMIRELVETAIRMAKTERMAAVEDKAQELAEVRLLDLLAPLPKKRGAAPNPFGLLFGLRENGGQEMEDTDSDAFTELKLRREQLRQRLSSREMEDELVEIKVEDNSAPMLEVFSGAGVEEMGINLQEVLGSMLPKRIKKRRVTVAAGRRLLAQEEAQKLIDMDEVVTEGIERAEQLGIVFIDEIDKIAGRESSSGPDVSREGVQRDILPIVEGSTVMTKYGPVTTDHMLFIAAGAFHVAKPSDLIPELQGRFPIRVELKSLTEEDFRKILTQPQNAIIKQYTALLETESIKVEFTDDAIDEVAKTATYVNQEMENIGARRLHTILEKVLEDISFTAGENGPQKVMIDADYVKHQLEDIVRNRDLSQYIL
- the codY gene encoding GTP-sensing pleiotropic transcriptional regulator CodY, with the translated sequence MTLLEKTRSLNRLLQRSAGHPVDFDEICRVLSELSRANVYVVSRRGNILGHALKEGYSCAVMEADVLKDRRFPGAFNDRLLRVLDTTIFEPDEGKCVFDSEMGCLFPRQELCFVPINGAGERLGSLIVAKFDQSFIEEDLILAEYGATVVGMEILRAKSEEIEEEARKKAAVQIALGTLSYSELEAVVHIFEELDGTEGLLVASKVADRVGITRSVIVNALRKFESAGVIESRSLGMKGTYIKVLNDRLLDELKKIK